One Brassica napus cultivar Da-Ae chromosome C4, Da-Ae, whole genome shotgun sequence genomic region harbors:
- the LOC106420918 gene encoding uncharacterized protein LOC106420918: protein MVGMEGSLMGQECDAWCWYLEDVYLLHTPHEPDWVRPKHVLENEKDKTLQLTPNQEYDLINGQIQASEGFDVDWTKARCLYTYHPVEFDDDDFVDEPGAETNPETNLDLLNRLCEKSIGHYNQENFTSYEFDKALYANFHGSIGIMFLITFQVKDPVANLEKDFQARIHYSYCSKSQFIMCRPKHHQADSLGVDESDHKKQRLE, encoded by the exons ATGGTGGGTATGGAAGGATCATTGATGGGTCAAGAATGCGATG CTTGGTGTTGGTATCTGGAAGATGTATATTTGCTGCATACACCTCATGAGCCTGACTGGGTGAGACCAAAGCATGTCCTCGAGAACGAGAAAGACAAGACGCTTCAGCTCACACCTAATCAAGAATATGATTTGATTAATGGACAGATCCAAGCCAGCGAG GGCTTCGATGTTGATTGGACCAAGGCCCGCTGCCTTTACACGTACCATCCTGTTGAAttcgatgatgatgattttgTTGATGAGCCTGGAGCGGAAACCAATCCTGAAACCAATCTTGATCTACTCAACAGGCTCTGTGAGAAATCCATTGGTCACTACAATCAGGAAAA ttttacatcatatGAATTTGACAAGGCTCTTTATGCCAATTTTCACGGGTCTATTGGGATCATGTTTCTCATAACTTTCCAAGTCAAGGATCCTGTTGCTAACCTAGAAAAAGACTTCCAAGCTAGGATTCATTACTCTTATTGTAGCAAGAGCCAGTTCATCATGTGCAGGCCAAAACACCACCAAGCAGATAGCCTTGGAGTTGACGAGAGTGACCACAAGAAACAAAG actgGAGTAG
- the BNAA09G47080D gene encoding uncharacterized protein BNAA09G47080D: MAMAPPPRRKKISKKEVIEKLKDDGDFDSLRLKIIRRLKDNEELRNKMTSVVKESRALNGPDAQKMKTRQLSDAIFQEVGSKMLSQLSDGLWGIIRSEDGMKKEIRETVQSVYTTLSNPGGVQEGPSTREAEHNIPFPTSSSLLHLGNEIGPSSKQKQELIYVQENKGEAACSSSTNNRVSYTDNNNNINCDDEEDPELPPGFA; encoded by the exons ATGGCGATGGCTCCTCCTccgaggaggaagaagataagCAAGAAAGAGGTTATAGAGAAGCTTAAGGACGACGGTGATTTCGACAGTCTCCGCCTTAAAATCATACGCCGCCTCAAGGATAAC GAGGAACTACGAAACAAGATGACATCAGTTGTCAAGGAGTCAAGAGCTTTGAATGGACCGGATGCTCAAAAAATGAAGACCAGGCAACTCTCTGATGCCATTTTCCAAGAAGTTGG gAGCAAGATGTTGAGCCAACTCTCAGATGGGTTGTGGGGGATTATAAGATCAGAAGACGGGATGAAGAAGGAGATCAGAGAAACCGTTCAATCTGTCTACACTACATTATCTAACCCTGGAGGCGTTCAAGAGGGACCATCCACGAGAGAAGCGGAACATAACATCCCATTCCCAACCTCCTCGTCTCTTCTCCATTTAGGTAACGAGATTGGTCCATCAAGTAAACAGAAGCAAGAACTGATTTATGTACAAGAAAACAAAGGAGAAGCAGCATGTAGTAGTAGCACTAACAACAGAGTTAGTTACactgacaacaacaacaacatcaactGCGATGATGAAGAAGATCCTGAACTCCCTCCTGGTTTTGCCTAA